A genomic window from Solanum dulcamara chromosome 11, daSolDulc1.2, whole genome shotgun sequence includes:
- the LOC129872861 gene encoding ribonucleoside-diphosphate reductase small chain — MPLIPEEPLLAANPDRFCMFPIQYPQIWEMYKKAMASFWTAEEVDLSSDTRHWENLTSGERHFITHVLAFFAASDGIVLENLAGRFMKDVQVAEARAFYGFQIAIENIHSEMYSLLLESYIKDSDEKSRLFRAIETIPCVEKKAKWALRWIDGSETFAERLVAFACVEGIFFSGSFCSIFWLKKRGLMPGLTFSNELISRDEGLHCDFACLLYSLLRTKLTEERVKGIVADAVEIEREFVCDALPCALVGMNGDLMSKYIEFVADRLLDALGYDKMYNAQNPFDWMELISLQGKTNFFEKRVGEYQKASVMSSLNGNGDTHEFKLDEDF, encoded by the coding sequence ATGCCTCTAATCCCAGAAGAGCCCTTGCTTGCCGCTAACCCAGATCGATTCTGTATGTTCCCAATTCAATACCCACAGATTTGGGAAATGTATAAGAAAGCCATGGCATCTTTCTGGACTGCAGAAGAAGTCGATTTATCTTCTGATACCCGTCATTGGGAAAACCTAACATCCGGTGAAAGGCATTTCATCACTCATGTGCTCGCCTTCTTTGCCGCTTCAGATGGTATCGTTTTAGAGAACCTTGCTGGAAGGTTCATGAAAGATGTCCAAGTCGCTGAGGCGCGTGCTTTCTATGGATTCCAAATCGCCATTGAGAACATCCACTCCGAGATGTACAGTTTGCTGTTGGAGTCGTACATCAAGGACTCTGACGAAAAGAGTAGATTGTTCCGTGCAATTGAGACCATCCCTTGTGTTGAAAAGAAGGCGAAGTGGGCCCTTCGTTGGATCGACGGTTCCGAAACCTTCGCGGAGCGTTTGGTGGCTTTTGCCTGTGTTGAAGGGATTTTCTTCAGTGGAAGCTTCTGTTCAATATTTTGGTTGAAAAAACGGGGGTTAATGCCTGGATTAACCTTCTCAAATGAGTTAATTTCAAGAGATGAAGGTTTGCACTGTGATTTTGCGTGTTTGCTTTACAGTTTGCTTAGGACGAAGCTAACTGAGGAACGAGTCAAGGGAATCGTTGCAGATGCTGTGGAGATAGAAAGGGAATTCGTTTGTGATGCTCTGCCCTGTGCTCTAGTGGGTATGAATGGAGATTTGATGAGTAAATACATAGAATTTGTGGCTGATAGATTGTTGGATGCTTTGGGTTATGACAAGATGTACAATGCTCAGAATCCATTTGATTGGATGGAGCTGATTAGCTTACAAGGGAAGACTAATTTCTTTGAGAAGAGAGTTGGGGAGTATCAGAAGGCTTCAGTTATGTCCAGTTTGAATGGTAATGGTGATACTCATGAATTCAAGCTGGATGAGGACTTCTAA
- the LOC129872201 gene encoding uncharacterized protein LOC129872201, with the protein MSLEAKALGHCGVAGAVPLSFRRSLSSFPTCLSFHSPVTRRFQSLAVVKRSPKRLKYLAPRLTKEDGLLYVQVDQFASDSWKLDPVVELLKRGAVGVIPTDTVYAIVCDLSSHSAIEHLRRIKEIEHSKPLSIICRSFRDIDTYTTGFPRGNAQGLTDIFRAVKHCLPGPYTFILTASKQLPKQCTRYGTATSKYASRKNVGVRIPDDPVCQAILEKLDGPLISTSVKSPKANEWILDPVIIADVYGPEGLDFVVDAGVRVADPSTVVDMTESAPRIIRQGKGPKQPWMIAEDDDSAVDE; encoded by the exons ATGTCACTGGAAGCTAAAGCACTTGGACACTGTGGAGTTGCCGGAGCAGTGCCTCTCTCATTCCGCCGCTCTCTCTCTTCATTCCCTACTTGCCTGTCGTTCCACAGTCCCGTTACCCGACGATTCCAATCCTTGGCGGTTGTTAAGAGAAGTCCTAAACGCCTCAAGTACTTGGCTCCTCGCTTAACTAAG GAAGATGGATTGCTCTATGTTCAAGTTGATCAATTTGCCTCCGATTCCTGGAAGTTGGATCCAGTTGTTGAACTTCTTAAACGAGGAGCTGTTGGAGTGATTCCCACAGACACTGT GTACGCAATAGTTTGTGACCTGAGCAGTCATTCAGCCATTGAACATCTTCGTAG AATAAAAGAGATAGAACATTCAAAG CCCCTTAGTATCATATGTCGATCTTTCCGTGACATAGATACATATACAACTGGATTTCCCCGTGGTAATGCCCAAGGTCTTACAGATATTTTTCGAGCAGTCAAGCACTGTCTGCCCGGTCCT TACACTTTCATCTTAACTGCGAGCAAACAGCTACCAAAACAATGCACGAGATACGGGACTGCAACTTCCAAATATGCTTCAAGGAAAAATGTTGGTGTTCGTATACCTGATGATCCTGTCTGTCAAGCAATCTTAGAAAAGCTGGATGGACCTCTGATATCCACAAG CGTCAAGTCACCAAAGGCGAATGAGTGGATACTGGATCCCGTCATTATAGCTGATGTATATGGTCCAGAG GGACTTGATTTTGTTGTTGATGCGGGTGTTCGAGTGGCTGATCCGTCTACTGTAGTTGATATGACTGAAAGTGCTCCTCGAATTATACGGCAGGGAAAG GGTCCTAAGCAGCCTTGGATGATAGCGGAAGATGATGATTCTGCTGTAGATGAATAG